ttagaaaaaagtaatttattatgCTAAAATCACTGGGTGAAGGTCAGTCAGATGTTGCTTCCAAATACTAATTGTTTCTGtgtgaaaagaaagcaactTGAAGTGATTTATACCAACTGTGAAACTGTAACCCAACACACCCATGTTACATGCAGGGTCTTGTCCTCTCTCACATGCTTATCACCCAATCAGGAAACTAATCCAGCTAACTGCACAGGCACTGGTGCCAACACAGGTAATAATATGAGATAAGATCAGATTAGAGGAGTTTTTCTGGTTTAGCTATTTGTGACTGAAAGCTTTTTACATACTTGAGCTACaatcaatacttttttttatccTACACATTTGCAAGTAAACTGCGCAGTGACATCGCGGTGTCTCCAGTTCCGTACAGCTAGCTTCCTCTCGTGTCCGTGCattcttccaaaagaaaacttAGTTTAGACAGGAAGGCTTTAAAGCCCTATTCCAGCAGGAGAATGATGGCTGTACCAGAAGTACTAAAGTCTAATCTTCAAAAGAAACTGTTTCCTACTAGTTCTGTCCTTTTAAAGATGATAGCTTTACACAAAACTTGACACCACACAGACAGCTTCCTGACATACCAACTTGTTCTCAGCTACAGCAGTTACACACACATCTCCCAATCCTCCCCTTAAAGGAATTTGGCCAAGGgagccagctgctctgctctggagagTCAGATTGGcacaatattattttatttttattttttaactgatgtAATAACTCTAGATACTTTTCCttagagaaaaaagagaaagcagagataGAAAGTAACACCACACCATCTATCTCCTTCTCCCTTTGTTTCACCAACATTATCCTCAAgtttttttagttctttgtTTCAACgtaatttagaagaaaaacaggcaaaaaatcCTTCAGCACTACAGCCGGCGTGCCCAGATTTTATGTTCCATTCTATCACTACTCAGAATTTGGATACTTCTTCAAGTGTTTCAGCATTGACCACCTTGCTGAGGAAGTAGCAGATCAAGAGTTGAGGTAAAGAACTGGTTGATTACTTAAGACTCTAATGCATCTAACCTCAGGAAGTTCACTCTACACCAGTCTCAGTAATCAGAGTAACAGGATTCCTCCACAGATATTAGGAAATATGTATAAGGTATCACAAATGAGTGCAGCCAACTGAATAAACTTAGTTCAAGGAAACGAGAAGCTAGTCAGTGTATCAGCTTTAACAGAAAGTCATACCTagaacaccagaaaaaaagaaaaacccaagaCACACATAACCACTTACCGGGCAGTCTCCATCTGGGTAATTATCAGGAATATAAACAGTAAACTTAAACACACCATCCTGGTACAGCCCATGTCTTATGAATATTACACCAAACCAcactgcaagggaaaaaaagtttgcttgaGTGAAAgattttttaccaaaaaaaaaaaaaatctacatacataaaaatcttaaaagttAAGTTTAAACTTACTTAACGCTGATCGGTAAGATGGCTGCACGTAGACACCTGGCAATTTCTGCTTTACAACCAAGGTACTGCAATTAAAATCGGTATTTAGAATAGCCCCACAACAACACTAAGCCTACAGCAAGCTGACAACAGTAAACCCAGAACTTACTAACAATAGCTTAACTGGGGACTTCTTCCACAAACTTATACTCAATTGCCAAGGGCAGATTGCTCACAGAACGAGACTGAAGAAAACCAGCGAAAGCGTGTTCTTTAACTCTTGCTGTTCCCACCCCTCCGCTTAGAGTTACTAAcgtgaaacattttttctcctgataAAACTGTAAGTAGAGAAGTAGAAATAAATTCTTCCCCAGTCAACCCATTTAGGTCATGTCAGTATCAAAATTTCCACTTTTCTACTGAATCCTCAGTTTCAaagtaaagaaggaaaaaaaaaaatgtaactaatTTTGAAAGCAGATCTGCAGTCAGTTGTAGTTAATTCTGGAACGTGACCAAACTTTAACTTCAATTTTAAACAAGCAGTCTTTCAGTTTCAGATGAGATTATGCTGCAGGTCAAACAAATTACACTGGCAACTGACAAAACACAGTAACAGAGAATAAAAAGGACAGTCAAGTAGCAAGGTGTATTACAGATCCGGATCGAGCAACCTCAGGCATCTCATTAACAGGATGGACCAAGCCATTTTCTCAAACTTGCGCTTATTTGCCATTTCACTTCTTGCACTGATAATGCAGTCACAACCTTCAGCCATCAGTGACTGGTGCACTATGAAAACAGTTTCTACCTCGTCCTTTGCCTTTTAGGTAAGTCCACTGATAATTAACAGTGCTACTGGGGCAAAATGTgctatttttcccatttttcaaaCCAATGAGCACAAGAAGTTCCTAGTAAGTTTAACCAGCTGTAGCTGTATGGTATGCAGACACTATTGAACACTATAAGCGATAAACAACATTATTCACTTTGTAGGTTTTCCAGTTACTTGGCATACAGGTCCATTACATTGAATTCCACATGCCTGCGCAAATACACAATAATCTTCAAGCAAAGTATTAACACAGTTCTCTACTTACAATTGCCATAAAATTCATTACTATTTTCTAATAATGAATCTGTTAAACTAGAGGAGTTTACATTAGGGTAACAACGTATTTTCGCatgctacagaagaaaaacatctttcttgGACTAAGAAGTCTGTGTCAgttccctgaaaaaaataaattattgttttgAGAGTTCTCACTTTCAGCTGAATGGTTAAACGCAAAAACAGAGTGTTGCATAAGGACTCCAGGGATTTTGTTCCAAAAAGCACTACATACTTGAGAATCCAGCATGTCTATTACAGAGGAAGTCCCTTCAGCTTTGTAGCACAAAACAGTTTATGTAACTTTATATAACTAGAAAGTTTTGCAGACAGAGATCTGTATGCTCCCACAGCAGTCTACAAACCACTAGATTGGATCAAATGCAACTGATCCAAAGAAAGCCATTTAAAATCACACTAGCTCCTCCCTCATAAGTTTCATGTAAAATATCACTGGTAGACAGGAAAGAATATAGTCTTTCTAATATCCGCTTAAGCTGTATCAGGCGGTGTTCAAGTGTTCCATGTAACAACCAAAGGAAGCTCCCACATCCTAACTCCATTAAGACAGTACCATATATTCATAACCATCATCCCACCAGACATCTGCTCGctactattttaaatatttgtttcaaaaatttGGTATTTCTGACCAAAAAGCTATTAGGATACCTGGTCAGGATGCCTAAACCCAAAATGTGTTCACTTCAAGGGTGAGCAATACAGTGACTAAGAAAACCACATCTAAACGCACTCCTGAAAATCtcatctcttttcctctctccttctaCCTCAAGAGATTGAGACTGCTGCTCCAGAAGACTTTTGTGGAACTTCAGTTTTACTCCAAGGACTATGGAGAGGCACCACACAACAATTAgttttttctccactgaagcATAAGCCCAGTGAcctaaaaagaaagaggaaaaaaagtgaaaacctACAATTCTGCAAGGAGGGAATACTCCAAATAAAAAGGCCCATAGGAAGCATGCGTTCCATTTGTCGACTGGGATGACGTGGCAGGTGAAGCAGGCTTGGTTATTGGCACAGCATTCTTTGGAATAGAAGGCAACTGTTTCTTTGCAGAGGCTCGTAGAGGACTGGTTCGCAGCTCTCCACTCAAAGTTTTCTCTTCAGCATCAGGTCTCTGTTAGATTAAAAGAGAACCATGAAATTACAGACCGCATCTCATAAGCGTTTAAGATATGAACATATTTTAACACAGGTTTAAACCCAACTTTGCTCATTACAAGCTTGGCCAATGTATCTTGTGTTTCAGTGTTCTATTGCTGCGGGGGTGtctctggattttgtttttaaacagacttTTATTCAGTCAAACCTAGCCTACAAGTACAAAAGTAATCAATGCTAGATAGGAAATCTGCAGATTAGGACAAATACTTAAGGAGGCTTACATTTATTTAGAAACTGGAACCAGATAGCATGTAACATCAGCTTAGAAGTCAATCTATTTCTAGCACACAGTGCATCAAGATAAATCATTTCTACTGACAAGGATCCTCATGTTCTAGACTTCAAAGAGTCCTTAGAAGTAGCACAGTAAAGCCGAGATGAAATAAGAACTTCCTACAGAAAATTTCACGTTATCGCACTTCCTGCCTGTGCTTAAGACACCAACATCCCACTTGGAACTGATCATACAGCCCACTCCCACCGTGAGAGAATCACCATTTGACAGTGATACCAAGTTTAAATAGTTTTGCTCCAGGAACATTTTTATGCTTATGTCATCTTctatcaaaaaagaaaagaaaaacccagaaaacttTTTGACTTAATTGGTCACTGCTAGCAAACACCGTACTATGTACATTCTATAGGTTGCCAGGACAAACCTGCAGGCTGCAGACTTGCGATTAGGCTAGCTGTGGCGTCTAAAGGCATAATTTAAGCTACAGTGTTTTGAAGCACTCGAGACATGGACTAGAAAATACTACCTGTGTCACAAGCATCATCGAAGTTATCTCACTGGCCCTAGCACCGAATACCTAGGAAGCGATTAACCCTAGAACTATGACGCTTTTATCACTGCTACGATCTACAGAAGCAATAGCATTATGGAGGCACAGTTTTGTCAACATCCCTCCACACGCAGTACCTGGCTGAGCTCTACACAACAGTAAACAAATGTCCTAAGAAACAAGCATCACAACCATTTGAACAAGGTGGTTTCATTTTTCCTACttcagataagaaaaaaaaaaaaaaaaaaatcaacaaattcCAGAGTAGACTCCATCCACAGGTACATTGCAGGTAACGCAGCTCAAAGCTAGCTTACACTTTTATTGAAGACAATTCACAGTTCTTGGGATAAACGGCACACTCCAACTTCATTTATAGATCATCTGATGGTCTTTCCCAGCACGGCTACCACCCCTCAAAGCACGTTAACACCTTACGGCATCCATTCATTAAATACCTTGCGCACAGAACTCGTAGACATGCTCCAGAAAGGGTTCATAACGTGTATTCCAAACAAAGGCCTGCAACTTCTCAGTGTCTTCAGAGAGTCCTCGGGTCCCTCTGTTTTACACCCTAAAAATAGACACAATACATAGGCATTTATAACAGATAAACAGGACTCAATATATAAATAGGATTCAGATCCAGTTCTGCAACCAGGCTGACATTTCTgtcacttcagaagaaaatttattgtAGTTAAAACTGCCAACAGTTAAAATTGCCAAAGCTGTATTATGTATTAGACTCCAGGACAATATTACAGTGGTCTATGAAACCATTTTTGCACATGAATCCCTGCCTTCTTTCTGCTAGAAAGAGACTCTACATTCTGCATTCCATGTTTTGTCTTgctaactggaaaaaaacaaaaccatctgTTGGCTCACCACACTCGGGGAAGATCCTCTACACAGAGAAATATGAAGTTATCACTTCACCTTCTCAGTCCAGCACCAGACAGTACCACAGTGTCTGACTCCTGGAGCACAGTTAAGTGCTGCCCCTCGCATATGCTGCTGACTCTGAAAGTTCTGAAGTGCTCcggtttgaaaaaaaaccctctgtcaTTCCTGGTGAAAGAGATGATCCTCCCATTGAGTTTGCATCACGGATgtgtcattttgttttcatctgcaTTGGAACACCACCAGGAATAGACAAAGCCGCAGAACACAGAAGCTTCTCTGGAGCTTATTTAATGGTTTCACTACAGGCACCACGGCTTAGAGCTCTTCCGATCAGCAGTTCAATAACAAGGACTTCAGCAGTATTTGGAGTTTCAGTGTGTCACCTACTGAATACATCCTTGGTCTACTCTTCCCCCCCAAAGTCTTGCTATTGTTTGTGCAAGAACTCTCGACTACAGCACCTCTTGTCTGGCATAGCCCATTTCCTCTACTCTTTCTTCTCCGGTTCTCTTagtttcccttcccctccctaaGGGCCACTCCCCAGCCCCCATTTCTGGCTACATTAACTAAGGTTTTGAGACAATCCACTTCATTCAATTTCTTTAACAGGAGGTTGTACAACATTGATGAAGGCAATTCACAGGATGCGAGAGAGAACAGCACAGGCTATTGTGGTCCACACTAAGTTTTTCTGCAGTAAACGGCACCACCTGTTCACCCATTGCCGTGATTAGTTTAGAAAACATGGTGACATTGAGATCAAAAACctttctgaaaggaaagcaagtcaatcctgttaaaaaataaataaataagccagACAATTTATCCAAAGAAAGTCtagcaataataattttttaaaaggatgacTGACAGCAAATTGTAGGTATCCTTCTAGACTATATAGCAGCCAAGCATTCAAAAAATGCAAACCTCATTCAGAAAAGTGACGAAAATTAAATTACCCCACCCTAAAATTATCTCAAACATTCCACATGATTCTTTCAGAtactttttctcttcagcagcCAGAGAGAGTCTCTCATCACGCCGAGCCACTGAAAACCAAGTCAAGAGATGGCTACTGCACTGAGGCATGCCCTATgatagcaggaagaaaatgttttcagttttccccATCCCCTATGTGGAAAGCTGAGCCAGGCCACAGGGCTATGCCAAGGGCCTTTTCTCTTCCATGAAATCCAGCCAGACTAAATAAGAGAGCAAGACACTGGGCTAAGAAGGTACAAGATATTTTCTTGGGAAACTTCAGTGTAACCAGAGGGTGGAGGAACTGACGCACAAAGAGAGCACCCGAGTGCTAAGGCTTCGACAAGACAGAAAAGTGCTGGAAGCTGAGGTACAGGTTGGAAGACAATTAGCTGGAATCTAGAGTGATtatgggtttggattttttttttctttgtttattttagcCTAGTGGCTTTTTAAGACTAGGTAATATAAATCGCATTATTCCTGAAGCAGAGATATGAAATACAGGAGTTAGGCAGTACAAAGAATGATGCACGTACATAAAAAACAGCCTAACCTATTACCAGTAAAACAAGGAACTGATCTAGAAGCTTGATAATTGGTGCTAGAGGAGTTCAGTCACTGACTCCACCTTTCAGAAAGTATGCACCTCAGCAGACTTCCAGCTTTGTTGAAAAGCTTTTCACTACGGAGATGCCAATTTACAGGCTATTAAGAGCAGTTTATATCTCCATATCAAACACTACTTTAGCTCTCGctaaactacaaaaaaaaactCCCAGAGACTATCCCGTACAGAGATCTTTTATCCAGTTGCTTGCTAGTAAAAAGTCATACATGATGTTGTCCTAAACTTATTGTTAAACTGTCTCCAGTCTCATTTACCTGTTAAAACACCATTTACGATTAAGAACTAATAACCTTAGAGTACCAGCTTCCCAGAGAAGGGTCATTTAAAAAGCCTTTCAAGACTTTTTAGAGTTTGTTTATTTCTAGTCACACTCACTCCTTCCAGCTACACTACCTGGAACTGGAGAATGGCATCAGTACAGGAAACTTACCTGCAACTGTTCATGTTCTCTAGTGGCTTCACCTCACAATTTACTACCCCACACTGATCAGGAgaataatgaggaaaaaaaataatctactaaCAGCACATTTAAGTTAGTTTGTTTATCCTAGCTCTCTCTATGCCAAAGGTCTGCATCAGACAAAGAGCAAAGTCCCAATGTCATTATGTGCAATTTCTAGGCAGCCTAGTCATTCAGTCTTACACGGGACTAGAGCATTTTACCATTACAGCATCTTACGGTACTGTAACTACCAAAACCATCAGCCTTCCCAAAAATGCCTATACACTCTCCTCATTTTATGAAAAGggaataaatacattaaaaatcatCACCCTGTCTCCCTTTACAGTCATCATTCACAGTGCCTCACCTAAGAAAAGGCTTAACAGTACTGCTCAGTAATACTCTACTAATTTCCACTAGCTCAAGAATAGAACGTAACAACAACCCTCCTAACCAGTCATCCTCCCATGGGCTTTTTATAGatatctttttctctgctgcaacTAAAAAAAGGCACAACACAAACTTGTGaagaaacattatttcaaaCGCTGCTTCGTGGAACAGCCTTCCAACTTCTACACAGAACTGCGTTACTAAGGTCCTATCGCACCTGGGCCAATAAAGCCccctgctgccaggcacagcccctgTTGATGTTCACCAGCACTGAGGTACACAATCTATGAGGGCAGTCACAGCAAGTGTAAACTCATGCAGCGCTTCATCACCACGCTGACACGTCAAAAACCAAACTCACCGCTgatgaaaaccaaaattttaaGTACTTGGGttctgcacctttttttttctctacagtaGTTATTCTCACTAAAGGTTAATTCTATGATTTGTACCTACCGCCATATCATGTGTCATATTTTTCCACTGTCATCAGATTAAATACAACACTAAGTCAATTCAACAAAAACTCCATCTGCCTGGAACGGAGTACTTAAGTATTTTCTGGAAACAAACAATTcctcaagaaaaagaaacacatatGGACAAATCTATAATAGAGGTATATTTCTATGCATGTCTTTTGATGCATTTTGTTCCCTACCTAGAAGGAAAAGGAACCACCTGTACGCCTGAGAATAAACAGAGCTGACTAAGCAGAGCACTAGAGAACAATACGTGTTGATTACAACACTACTGCATGGTTGTCCAGCAACTGTAACCACCAGTTTACACCAGAACTTATTTCTCCTCAGCACACCTACCCCCGATCTTCTTAGGGCCCAAGGACTTGGCTAGCCCACCCCTTAACCCGCTGGCCAACAGGGGAGTCGCTGAAGGAACAGGCATGCTGACCAGTTGGGCCTGTTCGCCAACCCTTCCTCCGCAGGTGGATTACACCTTTCAGGCCAACACCTGCTGCTACGGCTTCATCTTCTAACGCGCCTCTCAACGAGATCGGCACCGGCCCCTATACACGGGCTGACAGCCCGAAAGGCACCTGCCAAGCTCCAGCGGGCAGCTGGGCACCCGGAGGGGACTGTCAGCTGGGGGCCCGGTGGgtcacaggagaaagaaaaaataaaaataaatagaaacacCTGCGAAAGCCCGAGCCGGGCCAAGTCTCTGCCCGCCCGCGGCGGGACTCCCGACCGAGGCCCGGGCTGCGCCTGGCCCCGCACAGCGACGCCACTCACCAGGGCGGGGAGGaggcccggccccgctgccgggcCCCGGCGGGAAGGGCCGGGGGTGCCTCACACAGCACCGGTGCCCCTCCGGGGGAGCGGGCCGCCCGGGCCGGCGGACACCCAGCGCGGCGGTGGCAGCCCCTCACGGGGCGAACGAGCGGGCGCCACCCGGCTCCTCACGGCGACAGGTGACGGCCCCGCGGGGCGCACCGACGACCCGCGGCCGGAGCTGTCCGCTGCCCTCCCGCGCCGGCGGGCACCGGCTCCCCGCCACCACCGCCGCGCCCGGgaggggcgggccgggccccgcgctgCCGCTCGCTCACCCGCGCCGAGGCTCCCGCCGCTCCGCTGCACGCGCGGCCcaggccccgccgccgctcccctcTACCCCCGCCACTGCCCCATTTAAAGCCCGCCCCTCACCATCGCACATCCGGACCCGGCCTTCCCCTCAGCCAATCACCGCCCGGTTCTTCCGGGAAGGctccgcggggcggggcgcggggagaAATCCAGCCAATCACAGCCACAGTCCTGTCTGCGGCGCAAGAAGGCCGGCGCCTCTCCTGTCAGGGCGCGGGGCGTGCGGCCGCCGAGGGCGCCGCCCTGCGGCTGCGGAG
The Falco biarmicus isolate bFalBia1 chromosome 15, bFalBia1.pri, whole genome shotgun sequence DNA segment above includes these coding regions:
- the AKTIP gene encoding AKT-interacting protein isoform X1, which produces MCDGCKTEGPEDSLKTLRSCRPLFGIHVMNPFWSMSTSSVRKRPDAEEKTLSGELRTSPLRASAKKQLPSIPKNAVPITKPASPATSSQSTNGTHASYGPFYLEYSLLAEFTLVVKQKLPGVYVQPSYRSALMWFGVIFIRHGLYQDGVFKFTVYIPDNYPDGDCPRLVFDLPVFHPLVDPLSGELDVKRAFAKWRRNHNHIWQVLMYARRVFYKIDTTSPQNPEAAVLYEKDIQLFKSKVVDSVKLCSSHLFDQPKIEDPYAIIFSPWNPAIHDEAREKMLTQKKKPDDQHCKSMHVSGLSWVKPGSVQPFSKEEKTMPT
- the AKTIP gene encoding AKT-interacting protein isoform X2, which codes for MCDGCKTEGPEDSLKTLRSCRPLFGIHVMNPFWSMSTSSVRKRPDAEEKTLSGELRTSPLRASAKKQLPSIPKNAVPITKPASPATSSQSTNGTHASYGPFYLEYSLLAEFTLVVKQKLPGVYVQPSYRSALMWFGVIFIRHGLYQDGVFKFTVYIPDNYPDGDCPRLVFDLPVFHPLVDPLSGELDVKRAFAKWRRNHNHIWQVLMYARRVFYKIDTTSPQNPEAAVLYEKDIQLFKSKVVDSVKLCSSHLFDQPKIEDPYAIIFSPWNPAIHDEAREKMLTQKKPDDQHCKSMHVSGLSWVKPGSVQPFSKEEKTMPT